In one Bacillus mesophilus genomic region, the following are encoded:
- the pheT gene encoding phenylalanine--tRNA ligase subunit beta gives MFVSYKWLSEYVDLSGVSAHELAELITKSGIEVEGVEVLNKGISGVIVGHVVECEQHPNADKLNKCLVDLGQGEPVQIICGASNVAKGQKVAVATVGAVLPGNFKIKKAKLRGEESNGMICSLQELGVEGKLVPKEFSEGIYVFGNDAEVGADALLNLNLDDQILELSLTPNRADCLNMLGVAFEVAAILDREVKFPTIQYEEGSELASDYITVNVDAKEDNPLYVAKVVKDVKVGPSPYWMQSRLMAAGIRPISNIVDITNYILLEYGQPLHAFDYDKIGSKEILVRRANVGEKIVTLDDVERTATENHLLITNGEQPLALAGVMGGATSEVSGDTQNVLIESAYFASGTIRRASKEHGLRSEASTRYEKGIDPKRTNEAAERAAQLMALYAGGTVLKGSVEANSLQLEPVNVTITLTRINNVIGMELTSDTVGDILRRLGFEYKEDNGEFSISIPTRRGDITIEEDIVEEVARLYGYDRVPVTLPAGEQTPGSLTDRQRLRRQIRRYLEGAGLYQATTYSLTSKEKIHRFLNEEERLEPVELLMPMSEDRSVLRLSLVSHLTDVIKYNLHRQVDQLGFYEVGSVFIPTQKGELPKEIERIAGAVTGLWQTHLWQGEKKPVDFYVLKGILDGLFDTVGIKGIEYQAAERNDLHPGRTAHIFVEGDYIGYIGQVHPSTQKDLDLQETYVFELSLDKLVSLVGDKVDYRPVPRYPSITRDIALVVNQEITAGDIQKIIVAAGGNLLKEVHVFDLYEGDKMEEGKKSLAFSLRYFDPERTLTDDVVVATHSKVLAAVEEKTGAVLRG, from the coding sequence ATGTTTGTTTCATATAAATGGTTAAGTGAATATGTAGATTTATCAGGAGTTTCAGCACATGAATTAGCTGAACTTATTACTAAGAGTGGAATTGAAGTTGAAGGTGTAGAAGTCCTGAACAAAGGGATCAGCGGAGTAATTGTTGGTCATGTAGTGGAATGTGAACAGCATCCGAATGCAGATAAGTTAAATAAGTGCTTAGTTGATCTAGGTCAGGGTGAGCCTGTTCAAATTATTTGTGGAGCATCTAACGTGGCTAAAGGACAGAAGGTGGCTGTCGCAACAGTTGGAGCAGTTCTCCCTGGTAACTTTAAAATTAAGAAAGCAAAGCTTCGCGGTGAAGAATCTAACGGAATGATTTGTTCCCTTCAGGAGCTAGGAGTAGAAGGTAAGCTTGTTCCTAAAGAATTCTCCGAAGGGATCTATGTGTTCGGAAATGACGCAGAGGTTGGAGCCGATGCGCTATTAAACCTAAATTTAGATGATCAAATCTTGGAGCTAAGCTTAACGCCAAACCGTGCTGACTGCTTAAATATGTTAGGTGTTGCCTTTGAGGTAGCAGCAATCCTTGACCGTGAAGTGAAGTTTCCAACAATTCAATATGAAGAAGGAAGCGAATTGGCATCAGACTATATTACTGTAAATGTCGATGCAAAGGAAGATAATCCTTTATATGTAGCAAAGGTTGTCAAAGATGTGAAGGTTGGTCCATCTCCATATTGGATGCAAAGTCGTCTAATGGCAGCAGGAATTCGCCCGATTAGCAATATTGTAGATATCACGAACTATATTTTATTAGAGTATGGGCAACCGCTTCATGCATTTGATTATGACAAAATTGGGTCTAAAGAAATTTTAGTTAGAAGAGCTAATGTTGGCGAAAAAATTGTCACACTTGATGATGTAGAAAGAACGGCTACTGAAAACCATCTTTTGATAACAAATGGGGAACAACCTCTTGCTCTTGCAGGTGTAATGGGGGGAGCAACCTCAGAAGTTTCGGGAGACACACAAAATGTTCTGATTGAATCTGCTTATTTTGCTAGTGGGACGATTAGGAGAGCTTCTAAGGAGCATGGTCTTCGTAGTGAAGCAAGTACTCGTTATGAAAAAGGGATTGATCCTAAACGTACTAACGAAGCAGCCGAGCGTGCTGCACAGCTAATGGCATTATATGCGGGGGGTACCGTTTTAAAAGGTAGTGTGGAGGCTAACTCTCTCCAGTTAGAACCAGTAAATGTGACGATCACTCTTACAAGAATCAATAATGTGATCGGAATGGAGCTAACTAGTGATACAGTTGGGGATATTCTTCGTCGATTAGGGTTTGAATATAAAGAAGATAATGGTGAATTCTCAATTTCAATCCCCACACGCCGTGGCGATATTACGATTGAAGAGGACATTGTAGAAGAAGTGGCTAGACTTTATGGGTATGACCGTGTACCGGTAACTCTTCCTGCAGGGGAGCAAACTCCAGGGAGTTTAACAGATCGTCAACGTTTACGTAGACAGATTCGACGCTATTTAGAGGGTGCAGGGTTGTATCAAGCAACTACTTACTCTTTAACAAGCAAGGAAAAGATTCATCGCTTTTTAAATGAAGAGGAAAGACTTGAACCAGTTGAGCTCCTTATGCCAATGAGTGAAGATCGTAGTGTCTTGCGTCTAAGTTTAGTTTCACACCTTACTGATGTGATTAAATATAATCTTCATCGACAAGTTGATCAGCTTGGTTTCTACGAAGTGGGGTCTGTCTTTATTCCGACACAAAAAGGTGAGTTACCAAAGGAAATAGAACGAATCGCTGGTGCTGTAACTGGATTATGGCAAACTCATTTATGGCAAGGGGAAAAGAAGCCGGTTGACTTCTACGTGCTAAAAGGTATCTTAGATGGACTATTTGATACAGTAGGAATTAAAGGAATTGAGTATCAAGCAGCAGAAAGAAATGACCTTCACCCTGGTAGAACGGCGCATATTTTTGTGGAGGGTGACTATATTGGATATATTGGCCAAGTTCATCCATCTACCCAAAAAGACTTAGATCTTCAAGAAACTTACGTATTCGAATTATCATTGGATAAGCTTGTTTCTCTGGTTGGTGACAAGGTTGATTACCGCCCTGTTCCAAGGTATCCTTCGATCACTCGTGATATTGCCTTAGTTGTAAATCAAGAAATTACAGCAGGAGATATACAGAAAATTATTGTTGCTGCTGGTGGTAATCTCTTAAAAGAGGTACATGTATTCGATTTATATGAAGGTGACAAAATGGAAGAGGGTAAAAAATCCCTAGCCTTCTCATTACGATATTTCGATCCGGAACGTACACTAACAGATGATGTCGTTGTGGCTACACATTCTAAAGTATTAGCAGCAGTTGAAGAGAAAACGGGAGCAGTACTTAGAGGATAA
- the pheS gene encoding phenylalanine--tRNA ligase subunit alpha codes for MKERLQELQEEAIQQIQGTQDLKELNDIRVSFLGKKGPITEVLKGMGKLPAEERPIIGEVANKVREAITNAIEKKLATLEQAEVEKKLASQKIDVTLPGRPVRKGNHHPLTAIVEEIEDLFIGMGYTIAEGPEVESDYYNFEALNLPKGHPARDMQDSFYISEETLLRTQTSPIQVRTLEMHEGKGPVRIICPGKVYRRDNDDATHSHQFTQIEGLVVDENIRMSDLKGTLTVFAQKMFGEDRKIRLRPSFFPFTEPSVEMDISCKICHGEGCNVCKGTGWIEILGAGMVHPNVLEMAGFDSKKYTGFAFGMGPERIAMLKYGIEDIRNFYINDRRFIDQFKRA; via the coding sequence ATGAAAGAACGTTTACAAGAACTTCAAGAAGAAGCAATACAACAAATTCAAGGAACACAAGATTTAAAAGAACTGAACGATATCCGGGTTAGTTTTTTAGGTAAAAAAGGTCCAATTACGGAAGTGCTTAAGGGAATGGGGAAGCTTCCAGCAGAGGAGCGTCCTATAATTGGTGAAGTGGCAAATAAGGTTAGAGAAGCCATTACAAATGCAATTGAAAAGAAGTTAGCTACATTAGAACAAGCTGAGGTTGAAAAGAAGCTTGCTTCTCAAAAAATTGATGTAACGCTACCAGGCAGACCTGTCCGGAAAGGGAATCATCACCCACTGACTGCTATTGTTGAAGAGATTGAAGATTTATTTATTGGCATGGGCTATACCATCGCAGAGGGACCTGAGGTAGAAAGTGATTATTACAACTTTGAAGCCTTAAACCTTCCAAAGGGTCATCCAGCCCGTGATATGCAAGATTCATTCTACATTTCTGAAGAAACGCTTTTACGTACTCAAACGTCACCTATTCAGGTGAGAACACTAGAGATGCACGAAGGTAAGGGGCCAGTACGAATTATTTGTCCAGGTAAAGTGTATCGTCGTGACAATGATGACGCAACACATTCACATCAATTCACTCAAATTGAAGGATTAGTAGTGGATGAAAATATTCGGATGAGCGATTTAAAAGGAACGTTAACAGTATTTGCTCAAAAGATGTTTGGAGAAGATCGAAAAATTCGTTTACGCCCATCTTTCTTCCCTTTTACAGAGCCATCTGTCGAAATGGATATTTCATGCAAAATTTGTCATGGTGAAGGCTGTAACGTTTGTAAGGGGACAGGGTGGATTGAGATTTTAGGAGCTGGAATGGTTCATCCAAACGTATTAGAAATGGCCGGCTTTGACTCTAAGAAATATACAGGATTTGCATTTGGAATGGGTCCTGAACGTATTGCGATGCTAAAGTATGGTATTGAGGATATTCGAAATTTCTATATTAATGACAGACGTTTCATTGATCAATTTAAACGAGCGTAA
- a CDS encoding TIGR02206 family membrane protein, with translation MLAFFTLKTSNPFVLFSISHIVMLLIFGFLSVMLFSYREAIRKKKKIYRYILIGILLLCEISLYTWYSVTGIWDPYDTLPLQLCSISLLLCIFMLIMNSYRVFEITYFLGLAGAIQALLTPELFYDFPHYRYFHFFIGHIAIMLSCLYMVWIEKYEPTFKSIWRALIVLNILAIFVFFVNKWTGGNYMFLARKPSNPSLLDYLGPYPYYILTLEAAAVFFFTLLYLPFWLKEKRTRS, from the coding sequence GTGCTAGCTTTTTTCACATTAAAAACAAGTAATCCATTCGTACTATTTTCAATATCACATATAGTGATGCTTCTTATCTTTGGCTTTTTAAGCGTTATGCTATTTTCGTATCGAGAGGCAATAAGAAAGAAAAAGAAAATATACCGTTATATATTAATAGGGATATTACTGTTATGTGAAATTTCTTTATATACTTGGTATTCGGTTACAGGTATTTGGGATCCTTATGACACCTTACCACTTCAGCTTTGCTCCATCTCCTTACTACTTTGTATTTTCATGCTTATCATGAATAGCTATCGTGTATTTGAAATCACCTATTTTTTAGGACTAGCAGGTGCAATTCAAGCATTACTTACACCTGAACTTTTTTATGATTTTCCACATTACCGATATTTTCATTTTTTTATCGGTCATATTGCCATTATGCTATCTTGTTTATACATGGTGTGGATTGAGAAATATGAACCTACTTTTAAATCAATTTGGAGAGCTTTAATTGTTCTGAATATACTAGCGATCTTTGTATTCTTCGTAAACAAGTGGACAGGTGGAAACTATATGTTTCTTGCTAGAAAACCATCAAACCCAAGTTTGTTAGACTACCTTGGTCCATATCCCTACTACATTCTTACCCTAGAAGCGGCGGCAGTCTTCTTCTTTACACTATTATATCTTCCCTTCTGGTTGAAAGAAAAAAGGACAAGGAGCTAA
- a CDS encoding TrmH family RNA methyltransferase, with product MKRIESKKNPQVKQWKKLQTKKERDKTGLFLIEGVHLVEEALKYKGNISEVLFTESFQMPHHWNLDEVEVYIVAEEVLNEIGDTETPQGVAAICRKPSIDLERTTNSVLLIDAVQDPGNLGTLIRTADAAGVDQIVIGEGTVDIYNSKVLRASQGSIFHIPISKGNLYERILQLRDSGHTIFGTSLDQAEPFQNIKHTGPFSLIVGNEGRGVQQELLSLTHQNLYIPIHGKAESLNVTVAAGILLYYLRG from the coding sequence ATGAAAAGGATTGAATCAAAGAAAAATCCACAGGTTAAGCAGTGGAAAAAGTTACAAACCAAGAAAGAAAGAGATAAAACAGGTCTATTTTTGATAGAGGGTGTGCATCTCGTAGAAGAGGCTCTTAAATATAAGGGGAATATTTCAGAGGTTCTATTTACTGAAAGTTTTCAAATGCCACATCACTGGAATCTTGATGAGGTTGAAGTGTACATTGTAGCAGAAGAGGTATTGAATGAAATCGGTGACACTGAGACCCCACAAGGAGTAGCGGCTATTTGTAGAAAACCATCCATTGATTTAGAACGGACAACAAATTCAGTCCTATTAATTGATGCTGTTCAAGACCCTGGCAACCTTGGAACATTGATTCGTACAGCTGATGCGGCTGGTGTGGATCAGATTGTGATAGGAGAAGGGACAGTTGATATCTACAACAGTAAGGTTTTACGAGCATCACAAGGTTCTATCTTTCATATACCTATTAGTAAGGGGAATCTATATGAACGGATCTTACAACTTAGGGATTCAGGACATACGATTTTTGGAACTTCACTAGATCAAGCGGAACCTTTTCAGAATATAAAACATACGGGTCCTTTTTCCCTTATTGTGGGGAATGAAGGCAGAGGAGTTCAACAAGAACTACTCTCTTTAACACACCAGAATTTATATATTCCGATCCATGGGAAGGCTGAATCCCTAAATGTAACTGTTGCTGCAGGAATTTTACTGTATTATTTAAGAGGATAA
- the sspI gene encoding small acid-soluble spore protein SspI codes for MNLNLRNAIISNVQGNNQQELQETILDAIQSGEEKMLPGLGVLFEVIWQNSSNDDKQEMLTTLEQALSK; via the coding sequence ATGAACTTAAATTTACGTAATGCTATTATTTCAAATGTTCAAGGTAATAATCAACAAGAGCTACAAGAAACAATTCTTGATGCGATTCAAAGTGGTGAAGAAAAAATGCTTCCAGGACTAGGCGTGTTGTTTGAAGTGATTTGGCAGAATTCTTCTAATGATGACAAGCAAGAGATGCTTACAACGCTTGAACAAGCTCTAAGCAAATAA
- a CDS encoding GNAT family N-acetyltransferase, which translates to MVVTLQKVLEEDKVILRNLYSLYLHDLSKFTTNIDIGEDGFFHFKDLDIFWKVEGITPYFIKNGADILGFILLLERPFLKKENDLGINDIFILNKYKGKGYGKKALHLLFSEKRGSYFVIKLINNTPAVSFWKSVYREFSISFIEREELVEDENCLVQTFTI; encoded by the coding sequence ATGGTTGTAACTCTTCAAAAGGTTTTAGAAGAAGATAAAGTAATTTTAAGGAATCTATACTCACTATACCTTCATGATCTGTCTAAATTCACAACAAATATTGATATAGGTGAAGATGGATTCTTTCACTTTAAGGATTTAGACATTTTTTGGAAAGTAGAAGGAATAACACCTTACTTCATAAAAAATGGAGCGGATATTCTAGGGTTCATTTTATTATTAGAACGACCATTTTTGAAAAAAGAAAATGATCTTGGCATTAATGATATTTTTATATTAAATAAATACAAAGGTAAGGGTTACGGGAAAAAAGCTCTCCACTTACTATTTAGTGAGAAGAGAGGTAGTTATTTTGTAATTAAACTTATAAATAATACCCCTGCAGTTTCATTTTGGAAGAGTGTTTACAGGGAATTTTCAATTAGCTTCATTGAAAGAGAAGAATTAGTCGAAGATGAGAATTGTTTGGTTCAAACCTTTACCATCTAA
- a CDS encoding M42 family metallopeptidase: MTKQLDETLTMLKDLTDAKGIPGNEREPRDVMKRYIEPFADEVTTDGLGSLIAKKVGDANGPKIMVAGHLDEVGFMITQIDDKGFLRFQTVGGWWSQVMLAQRVTIVTRKGDVTGIIGSKPPHILSPEARKKPVEIKDMFIDIGASSREEAMEFGVRPGDQVVPFFEFTVMNNEKMLLAKAWDNRIGCAIAIDVLKNLKGESHPNIVYGVGTVQEEVGLRGAKTAAQTIQPDIGFGVDVGIAGDTPGVSEKEALSKMGKGPQIILYDASMVSHKGLRDFVTDTADELGIPYQFESIAGGGTDAGAVHMTANGVPSLAITVATRYIHSHAAMLHRDDYEHAVKLITEVIKRLDADKVKELTFD; the protein is encoded by the coding sequence ATGACAAAACAATTAGATGAAACACTAACAATGCTTAAAGATTTAACAGATGCTAAAGGAATCCCTGGTAATGAAAGAGAACCAAGAGATGTGATGAAAAGATACATAGAACCTTTTGCTGATGAAGTAACGACTGATGGCTTAGGGAGCTTAATTGCTAAAAAGGTTGGAGATGCAAATGGACCAAAAATCATGGTGGCTGGCCATTTAGACGAAGTTGGTTTCATGATTACACAAATTGATGATAAAGGCTTTCTGCGCTTTCAAACAGTAGGTGGATGGTGGTCACAGGTTATGCTAGCTCAACGTGTGACAATCGTGACGCGTAAGGGCGATGTAACCGGAATTATTGGCTCTAAGCCTCCTCATATTCTTTCTCCGGAAGCACGTAAAAAGCCGGTTGAAATTAAGGATATGTTTATCGACATTGGTGCATCAAGCCGTGAAGAAGCTATGGAATTTGGCGTTCGCCCGGGAGACCAGGTTGTACCTTTCTTCGAATTCACTGTCATGAATAATGAAAAAATGCTGTTGGCGAAAGCATGGGATAACCGAATTGGGTGTGCAATTGCTATTGATGTGTTGAAAAACCTAAAGGGTGAAAGCCATCCGAATATTGTATATGGTGTAGGAACTGTACAAGAAGAGGTTGGCCTTCGTGGTGCAAAAACTGCTGCTCAAACGATTCAACCTGATATTGGATTTGGTGTAGACGTTGGAATTGCAGGAGATACTCCAGGAGTGTCTGAAAAAGAAGCATTAAGCAAAATGGGGAAGGGTCCTCAAATCATCCTGTATGATGCTTCAATGGTTTCACATAAGGGATTACGTGACTTCGTGACAGATACAGCTGATGAGCTTGGTATTCCATATCAGTTTGAATCCATTGCTGGTGGTGGAACGGATGCTGGAGCTGTTCATATGACAGCAAATGGTGTACCTTCTCTCGCTATTACAGTTGCAACTCGCTATATCCATTCACATGCGGCTATGCTTCACCGTGATGACTACGAGCATGCAGTGAAGTTAATTACTGAGGTAATTAAACGATTAGATGCTGATAAAGTGAAAGAATTAACATTTGATTAA
- a CDS encoding dUTP diphosphatase: MNITRLFNLQQELDERIKKEHGLENESLFERKVLALLVELGELANETRCFKYWSKKPSSDTKIILEEYVDGVHFILSLGIELNVHEELTDIETSSSDQDIVSLFMEVYRLTLALKENPTKEWYVKLISAYFQLGQALSFSIIDMEEAYLKKNLINHERQNTGY; the protein is encoded by the coding sequence ATGAATATCACACGTTTATTTAATTTGCAGCAGGAGCTAGATGAAAGAATCAAAAAAGAGCATGGCCTGGAAAATGAATCACTGTTTGAACGTAAGGTTCTTGCTTTGTTAGTTGAACTAGGTGAGCTAGCTAATGAAACTAGATGCTTTAAGTATTGGAGTAAGAAACCTTCTTCAGATACCAAGATAATTTTAGAAGAGTATGTCGATGGTGTTCATTTTATCTTATCTTTAGGAATTGAACTGAATGTTCACGAGGAACTAACGGATATAGAGACTTCATCTTCTGATCAGGATATTGTTTCATTATTTATGGAGGTTTATAGACTAACGCTTGCACTTAAAGAGAACCCTACTAAAGAGTGGTACGTAAAACTAATTTCAGCTTATTTTCAATTAGGACAAGCTTTGTCCTTTAGTATTATTGATATGGAAGAAGCCTATTTAAAGAAAAACCTAATTAACCATGAAAGACAGAATACTGGTTATTAG
- a CDS encoding TVP38/TMEM64 family protein encodes MDQTMTMLFAFLESSGIWAPIVFILFHSLRQFLFLPVTVLCLVGGILFGTILGSIYSLVGLTLSCILFYFFHQTMPKTFGKIQRMKEKWLGDRVSFTYGQIALLRCVPFMQYHLLSLIMLERKKNLFSFTKKSFLTNIPLAILYTFFGQSISTLSLSIIIGILATFTILFYVLREKQIRIKWKEFFVEKAS; translated from the coding sequence ATGGATCAAACGATGACAATGTTATTTGCATTCTTAGAATCTAGTGGGATATGGGCACCAATTGTTTTCATACTCTTTCATAGCTTACGGCAGTTTTTATTTCTACCAGTTACGGTTTTATGTCTCGTTGGTGGGATTTTATTTGGGACCATTTTGGGTAGCATCTATTCGCTAGTAGGTTTAACGCTTTCCTGCATTCTCTTTTATTTTTTCCATCAAACAATGCCAAAGACATTTGGTAAGATTCAAAGAATGAAAGAAAAGTGGTTAGGAGATCGTGTTTCTTTTACTTATGGGCAAATTGCTTTATTAAGATGTGTACCTTTTATGCAGTATCATTTACTATCTTTAATCATGTTAGAAAGAAAGAAAAATCTTTTCAGTTTTACAAAGAAATCATTTCTAACTAATATTCCGTTGGCTATTCTTTATACATTCTTTGGACAATCGATAAGTACGCTGTCTCTGTCAATCATTATTGGGATACTGGCTACCTTTACGATTCTCTTTTACGTATTAAGGGAAAAGCAAATTCGTATTAAGTGGAAGGAATTCTTCGTAGAAAAGGCAAGCTAA
- a CDS encoding DUF1294 domain-containing protein — protein sequence MMYLLVYLLIINLVSSIIMYRDKQKAIKQEWRTPESTLWFIAVVGGALGIWISMRKFRHKTKHISFTLGIPFMIILQVVLLFYILQRMS from the coding sequence ATGATGTATTTGTTAGTGTATTTATTAATCATTAATCTAGTTTCGTCCATAATCATGTACCGGGATAAGCAAAAAGCAATTAAACAAGAATGGCGAACCCCTGAGAGTACCCTTTGGTTTATAGCCGTTGTCGGTGGTGCCTTAGGGATATGGATAAGTATGAGGAAATTTCGCCATAAAACGAAGCACATATCTTTTACGTTAGGGATTCCGTTTATGATTATCCTTCAAGTAGTACTTCTATTTTATATTCTGCAAAGAATGTCATAA
- the rplT gene encoding 50S ribosomal protein L20 has product MPRVKGGTVTRQRRKRVLKLAKGYYGSKHTLFKVAKQQVMKSFNYAFRDRRQKKRDFRKLWITRINAAARINGLSYSRLMHGLKEAGIEVNRKMLADLAVNDEKAFAELATVAKSNLNK; this is encoded by the coding sequence ATGCCAAGAGTTAAAGGTGGTACAGTAACTCGTCAGCGTCGTAAACGCGTATTAAAGTTAGCAAAAGGTTATTATGGTTCAAAACATACTTTATTCAAAGTAGCAAAGCAACAAGTAATGAAGTCTTTCAACTATGCATTCCGTGACCGTCGTCAAAAGAAGCGTGACTTCCGTAAGTTATGGATCACACGTATCAACGCGGCAGCTCGTATTAACGGTCTTTCTTACAGCCGTTTAATGCATGGATTAAAGGAAGCAGGAATCGAAGTTAACCGTAAAATGTTAGCTGACCTTGCTGTTAACGATGAAAAAGCATTTGCTGAATTAGCAACTGTTGCTAAATCTAACCTAAACAAGTAA
- the rpmI gene encoding 50S ribosomal protein L35 yields the protein MPKMKTHRGSAKRFKKTGSGKLKRSHAYTSHLFSNKSQKQKRKLRKAALVSSGDYKRIRFMIGSK from the coding sequence ATGCCTAAAATGAAAACTCATAGAGGTTCAGCTAAGCGTTTTAAGAAAACTGGATCTGGTAAGCTTAAGCGTTCACACGCTTATACAAGTCACTTATTCTCTAACAAGTCTCAAAAGCAAAAGCGTAAGCTTCGTAAAGCTGCATTAGTAAGCAGTGGAGATTACAAGCGCATTCGCTTCATGATTGGAAGCAAGTAA
- the infC gene encoding translation initiation factor IF-3, with product MISKQDMMVNEGIRAREVRLIGANGDQLGIKSRQEALEIAQNVNLDLVMVAPTAKPPVCRIMDYGKFKFEQQKKDKEARKNQKIINIKEVRLSPTIDEHDFNTKLKNAIKFLEKGDKVKASIRFKGRAITHKGIGQRVLDRFSEACKDVSTIESHPKMDGRSMFLVLAPLAPKND from the coding sequence ATTATTAGTAAACAAGACATGATGGTTAACGAGGGCATTCGTGCACGTGAAGTACGTTTGATTGGAGCAAATGGTGACCAATTAGGTATCAAATCCCGTCAGGAAGCACTTGAGATCGCACAGAATGTAAATCTTGACTTAGTAATGGTTGCGCCTACAGCGAAACCACCTGTATGTCGTATCATGGACTACGGTAAGTTCAAGTTTGAGCAACAAAAGAAAGATAAAGAAGCACGTAAGAATCAGAAAATTATTAACATCAAGGAAGTTCGTCTAAGCCCTACGATTGACGAGCATGACTTTAACACAAAATTAAAAAATGCTATTAAGTTCCTTGAAAAAGGTGACAAAGTAAAAGCATCTATTCGTTTTAAAGGTCGTGCTATTACTCATAAAGGAATTGGCCAACGCGTACTTGACCGCTTTTCAGAAGCATGTAAGGATGTTAGTACGATTGAATCGCATCCAAAAATGGATGGCCGAAGCATGTTTTTAGTTCTAGCACCATTAGCACCAAAAAACGATTAA